A genomic window from Streptomyces mirabilis includes:
- a CDS encoding glycoside hydrolase family 43 protein, with the protein MIAPDRKPSSTPLDPSRRSLLRAMVAIPATALVLGELPGLLGSAAAAAPVHGSATRYTIVPFLNSDDGTVNVYQSDDATDFRLVKSSAYTPPSNRIRDASVFKHTDGYYYLTYTTHTWQDVSTTIGFARSSDRANWTFLYDYTVPLTNLSRAWAPEWFVDSDGSVNVIVSCSTTDNEWIFTPYVMKATNSALTGWSSPVALSGIGANHIDTFIVKIGSTYHAFPKNETTKYIEYATASSLTGPYTVTRTGDWAGWGGTREGPSVIQLDNGAWRIFFDGYGDGSYYYSDSYDTFATWTAPKKLPGISGTARHFTVIKETVSGGGDLATGVTRSFRSGNYSTRYWQEQSALLDLPVVSSSSTTAEKQASTFTVVPGLADANAYSFRDAAGTYLRHWDFRGRFDADDGTSAFAKDATFVIRTSTPDGAVRFESYNYPGYYLRHYNYQLRVDVPEGTDLFRQDSSFVPVTAWA; encoded by the coding sequence ATGATCGCCCCCGACCGGAAGCCGTCCTCGACGCCGCTCGACCCGTCCCGCCGCAGTCTGCTGCGCGCGATGGTCGCGATACCCGCGACCGCACTCGTGCTGGGCGAACTGCCCGGCCTGCTCGGCTCGGCCGCCGCGGCCGCCCCCGTCCACGGCTCGGCCACCCGCTACACCATCGTGCCCTTCCTCAACAGCGACGACGGCACCGTGAACGTGTACCAGTCCGACGACGCGACCGACTTCCGGCTCGTCAAGTCCTCCGCCTACACCCCGCCCAGCAACCGCATCCGCGACGCCAGCGTGTTCAAGCACACCGACGGCTACTACTACCTCACCTACACCACACACACGTGGCAGGACGTCAGCACCACCATCGGCTTCGCCCGCAGCTCCGACCGGGCCAACTGGACCTTCCTGTACGACTACACGGTCCCGCTCACCAATCTGTCCCGCGCGTGGGCGCCCGAGTGGTTCGTCGACAGCGACGGCAGCGTGAACGTCATCGTGTCCTGCTCGACCACCGACAACGAGTGGATCTTCACGCCGTATGTGATGAAGGCCACCAACTCCGCGCTCACCGGCTGGAGTTCACCCGTCGCTCTGTCCGGCATCGGCGCCAACCACATCGACACGTTCATCGTGAAGATCGGCTCCACCTACCACGCGTTCCCGAAGAACGAGACGACGAAGTACATCGAGTACGCGACCGCCTCCAGCCTGACCGGGCCGTACACCGTCACCCGCACCGGCGACTGGGCCGGCTGGGGCGGCACCCGTGAGGGTCCCTCGGTGATCCAGCTCGACAACGGCGCCTGGCGGATCTTCTTCGACGGCTACGGCGACGGCAGTTACTACTACAGCGACAGCTACGACACCTTCGCGACCTGGACCGCCCCGAAGAAGCTGCCGGGCATCTCCGGAACGGCCCGCCACTTCACCGTGATCAAGGAGACGGTGTCCGGCGGTGGCGACCTGGCCACGGGCGTGACCCGTTCCTTCCGGTCGGGCAACTACTCCACCCGCTACTGGCAGGAACAGTCCGCGCTGCTCGACCTGCCCGTGGTCAGCAGTTCCAGCACCACCGCCGAGAAGCAGGCGTCCACCTTCACCGTAGTGCCGGGCCTCGCCGACGCGAACGCGTACTCCTTCCGGGACGCGGCCGGCACCTACCTGCGCCACTGGGACTTCCGTGGCCGCTTCGACGCCGACGACGGTACGTCGGCGTTCGCCAAGGACGCCACGTTCGTCATCCGCACCAGCACCCCCGACGGCGCCGTCCGCTTCGAGTCGTACAACTACCCGGGCTACTACCTGCGCCACTACAACTACCAGCTTCGTGTGGACGTGCCGGAGGGCACCGACCTCTTCCGCCAGGACAGCTCCTTCGTACCCGTGACGGCCTGGGCATGA
- a CDS encoding beta-L-arabinofuranosidase domain-containing protein — MNPPLDRRHFLAVTGTSTAAMTLAATGGGTAHVSTGTNAPGAPVAHDAATPVRPFPLGSVTLLDSAFRDNQQRNSAYLRFVDIDRLLHTFRTNVGLPSTAQPCGGWEGPSVELRGHSTGHLLSGLALAFADTGERALRDKGHRLVAALAECQAASPAAGFGAGYLSAFPESFFDRLEAGTGVWAPYYTIHKIMAGLVEQHRLTGSGQALDVVLRQAEWVDRRTEPLSYEQMQRVLETEFGGMNDVFADLHALTGAAKWLAVAERFTHARVFDPLARNEDKLAGLHANTQIPKMVGALRLWEEGLPDRYRTIAENFWQIVTDHHTYVIGGNSNGEGFHEPDVIAGQLSNNTCENCNSYNMLKLTRLLHFRTPRRTDLLDYYERTLFNQMLGEQDPDSAHGFNIYYTGLGPDAFKQQPSFMGTDPDAYSTDYDNFSCDHGTGMETQAKFADTVYSHDRHRLLVNLFIPSQVNWRDRNITWRQTTSFPDRSSTVLTVTAGRAAHQLLVRIPSWAADARATLNGRALPDRPEPGSWLTLDREWRAGDRVEVSLPMRTVMEPTPDDPDVQAVLHGPVVLAGAYGDRATPWLPRLDTGSVRKESQEPLRFTARADGQDVSLLPISRVHHQHYSVYWQTGEPPPPPPEFAAWHRFDETSGSTAADATGNGKAARLVGGAAWTAAGADGGAVALDGTDGYVRLADDLLAGAAVYTLATWVRLDGQPGVWSRVFDLGTGVTANMFLTPLSGDGTLRYAITAGGAGAEQRVDAAPLPTDRWVHVAVTYGGGTAVLYVDGQEVGRNAQVTVDPRYFGHHLRAGYLGRSQYADPYLRGAVDDFRVYGETLTAEEVAALAQA; from the coding sequence GTGAACCCCCCACTCGACAGACGTCACTTCCTCGCCGTCACCGGCACGTCCACGGCCGCGATGACCCTGGCCGCGACCGGCGGCGGCACGGCCCACGTCTCGACCGGGACCAACGCCCCGGGCGCCCCGGTCGCCCACGACGCCGCCACACCCGTCCGGCCGTTCCCTCTCGGCTCGGTGACCCTCCTGGACAGCGCCTTCCGGGACAACCAGCAGCGCAACTCCGCCTATCTGCGCTTCGTGGACATCGACCGGCTGCTCCACACCTTCCGTACGAACGTCGGCCTGCCCAGCACCGCCCAGCCGTGCGGTGGCTGGGAGGGCCCGAGCGTCGAGTTGCGCGGCCACTCGACCGGCCATCTGCTCTCCGGGCTCGCCCTCGCCTTCGCCGACACCGGGGAGCGGGCCCTGCGCGACAAGGGCCACCGGCTCGTCGCGGCGCTCGCCGAGTGCCAGGCCGCCTCCCCCGCCGCGGGCTTCGGCGCGGGCTACCTGTCCGCGTTCCCCGAGAGCTTCTTCGACCGCCTCGAAGCCGGGACCGGCGTATGGGCGCCGTACTACACGATCCACAAGATCATGGCCGGGCTGGTCGAACAACACCGGCTGACCGGCAGCGGTCAGGCCCTCGACGTCGTGCTGCGCCAGGCCGAGTGGGTCGACCGGCGCACCGAGCCGTTGTCGTACGAGCAGATGCAGCGGGTGCTGGAGACGGAGTTCGGCGGCATGAACGACGTGTTCGCCGATCTGCACGCCCTCACCGGCGCCGCCAAGTGGCTCGCCGTCGCCGAACGCTTCACACACGCCCGCGTCTTCGACCCGCTGGCCAGGAACGAGGACAAGCTCGCGGGGCTGCACGCCAACACCCAGATCCCCAAGATGGTCGGCGCCCTGCGCCTGTGGGAGGAGGGTCTGCCCGACCGTTACCGCACGATCGCCGAGAACTTCTGGCAGATCGTCACCGACCACCACACCTACGTGATCGGCGGGAACAGCAACGGCGAGGGTTTTCACGAACCGGATGTCATCGCGGGCCAGTTGTCCAACAACACCTGCGAGAACTGCAACAGCTACAACATGCTGAAGCTGACCCGGCTGCTGCACTTCCGCACACCTCGGCGCACCGATCTGCTCGACTACTACGAGCGCACCCTGTTCAACCAGATGCTCGGTGAGCAGGACCCGGACTCGGCGCACGGCTTCAACATCTACTACACGGGTCTGGGCCCCGACGCCTTCAAGCAGCAGCCGTCCTTCATGGGCACCGACCCGGACGCGTACTCGACCGACTACGACAACTTCTCCTGCGACCACGGCACCGGCATGGAGACACAGGCGAAGTTCGCCGACACGGTCTACTCGCACGACCGGCACCGGCTGCTGGTGAACCTGTTCATCCCGTCGCAGGTCAACTGGCGTGACAGGAACATTACTTGGCGGCAGACCACCTCCTTCCCCGATCGGTCGTCGACCGTGTTGACCGTCACCGCCGGACGGGCCGCACACCAGCTGCTCGTCCGTATCCCGTCCTGGGCCGCGGACGCCCGCGCGACACTCAACGGCCGTGCTCTGCCCGACCGTCCGGAGCCCGGCAGCTGGCTGACCCTCGACCGGGAGTGGCGCGCCGGGGACCGGGTCGAGGTGTCGCTGCCCATGCGCACGGTCATGGAGCCCACGCCCGACGACCCCGACGTACAGGCGGTACTGCACGGCCCGGTGGTCCTGGCAGGGGCGTACGGAGACCGGGCGACGCCGTGGCTGCCGCGCCTGGACACCGGATCCGTACGGAAGGAGTCGCAGGAGCCGCTGCGGTTCACCGCCCGCGCCGACGGCCAGGACGTGTCACTGCTGCCGATCTCCCGGGTGCACCACCAGCACTACTCCGTGTACTGGCAGACCGGTGAACCACCGCCCCCGCCACCGGAGTTCGCCGCCTGGCACCGTTTCGACGAGACCTCCGGGAGCACGGCCGCCGACGCCACCGGGAACGGGAAGGCCGCCCGGCTCGTCGGCGGTGCCGCCTGGACGGCGGCCGGCGCCGACGGTGGCGCGGTGGCGCTCGACGGCACGGACGGGTACGTACGCCTGGCCGACGACCTCCTCGCGGGCGCCGCCGTCTACACGCTGGCCACCTGGGTGCGGCTGGACGGCCAACCCGGCGTCTGGAGCCGGGTGTTCGACCTCGGCACCGGCGTCACGGCCAACATGTTCCTCACCCCGCTCAGCGGCGACGGCACCCTCCGCTACGCCATCACCGCCGGGGGCGCGGGCGCCGAGCAACGCGTCGACGCCGCGCCGCTGCCCACCGACCGCTGGGTGCACGTGGCGGTGACGTACGGCGGCGGGACCGCCGTCCTGTACGTCGACGGGCAGGAGGTCGGACGGAACGCCCAGGTCACGGTGGATCCGCGCTACTTCGGCCATCACCTCCGTGCCGGGTACCTCGGCAGGTCGCAGTACGCCGACCCCTACCTGAGGGGTGCGGTCGACGACTTCCGTGTGTACGGCGAGACCCTCACGGCCGAGGAGGTCGCCGCCCTGGCCCAGGCCTAG
- a CDS encoding LNS2 domain-containing protein has protein sequence MTEKTSRPLAVFDLDGTLADSAHRQRFLERKPRDWDAFFAAAPQDPPLAEGVTLALRSMEECEVVYLTGRPERCRRDTVEWLAAQGLPAGRVWMRRDDDRRPARHTKLDVLRRLARDREIHVLVDDDELVCDEAERAGFRVVRARWATASAALKDAQEREGRT, from the coding sequence GTGACGGAGAAGACCAGCAGACCACTCGCCGTGTTCGACCTCGACGGCACGCTCGCGGACAGCGCGCACCGGCAGCGGTTCCTGGAGCGCAAGCCGCGGGACTGGGACGCGTTCTTCGCTGCCGCGCCGCAGGATCCGCCGCTCGCGGAGGGGGTGACCCTGGCGTTGCGCAGCATGGAGGAGTGCGAGGTGGTCTATCTGACCGGCCGTCCCGAGCGCTGCCGCCGCGACACCGTCGAGTGGCTGGCCGCGCAGGGGTTGCCCGCAGGGCGCGTCTGGATGCGACGAGACGACGACCGCAGGCCCGCCCGTCACACCAAACTGGACGTCCTGCGCCGGCTCGCGCGCGACCGTGAGATCCACGTCCTGGTCGACGACGACGAACTCGTCTGCGACGAGGCGGAACGGGCCGGCTTCAGGGTCGTCCGAGCCCGCTGGGCCACGGCGTCCGCGGCACTGAAGGACGCACAGGAGCGGGAGGGACGGACCTAG
- a CDS encoding dodecin: protein MSDHTYRVTEIVGTSHEGVDQAIRNGISRASQTLRNLDWFEITQVRGQIVDGEVEHYQVGLKVGFRLEDGA, encoded by the coding sequence ATGTCCGACCACACGTATCGGGTCACCGAGATCGTCGGCACCTCCCACGAGGGCGTCGACCAGGCCATTCGCAACGGGATCTCCCGGGCCTCGCAGACCCTGCGCAACCTGGACTGGTTCGAGATCACCCAGGTCAGGGGGCAGATCGTGGACGGGGAGGTCGAGCACTACCAGGTCGGCCTGAAGGTCGGCTTCCGCCTGGAGGACGGCGCCTGA
- a CDS encoding MFS transporter — MSSTQSYLPTDQETAPQTPFGLGWALFALALGGLGIGIGEFTPMGLLPTIAQGVDVSIPRAGWLISAYALGVVVGAPLIAVFGGGIPRRRLLLGLMAVFTVGNLLSALAFGFPTLLAARFFAGLPHGAFFGVASLVAAELSPPDRRARAVARILLGLAIANVGGVPLATWLGQTLGWRSSFGLVAVVTGVTFTLIRLCVPQSAQPEPTTGARALRALLRPGVLLLLGAAAVGLGGMFAVYSYITPTLTHRAGLPSGAVPAVLAVWGLGMVVGNLAGGYLADRFPDSAPFVILTVFAAFLAVFAVVSTSPVGAVVGVFTIGTSFAIVPCLQSRLMDVAADAQTLAAAGNHAAGNLANALGAWLGGVAIDLGGGWASPAWVGVAMAAAGLLFLAAARTQWRDAA; from the coding sequence ATGAGTTCGACACAGAGCTACCTGCCCACCGACCAGGAGACGGCGCCGCAGACACCCTTCGGACTCGGCTGGGCACTCTTCGCCCTGGCTCTGGGTGGTCTGGGCATCGGCATCGGAGAGTTCACCCCGATGGGCCTGCTGCCCACGATCGCCCAGGGCGTGGACGTGTCGATTCCCCGTGCCGGATGGCTGATCAGCGCCTACGCACTCGGAGTGGTCGTGGGAGCACCGCTGATCGCGGTCTTCGGCGGCGGCATTCCACGGCGCAGACTGCTGCTCGGTCTCATGGCGGTCTTCACCGTCGGCAACCTGCTGAGCGCCCTGGCCTTCGGCTTCCCGACGCTCCTTGCCGCCCGCTTCTTCGCCGGCCTGCCGCACGGTGCCTTCTTCGGTGTCGCGTCACTGGTGGCCGCGGAACTGTCCCCGCCGGACCGAAGGGCCCGCGCCGTCGCACGCATCCTGCTCGGCCTGGCCATCGCCAACGTCGGCGGAGTGCCCTTGGCGACCTGGCTGGGCCAGACCCTGGGCTGGCGCAGTTCATTCGGCCTGGTGGCCGTCGTGACGGGTGTGACCTTCACGCTGATCCGGCTGTGCGTCCCCCAGTCCGCCCAGCCGGAACCGACAACGGGCGCCCGGGCCCTGCGGGCCCTGCTGCGGCCCGGCGTCCTCCTGTTGCTGGGCGCGGCGGCGGTGGGCCTCGGCGGCATGTTCGCCGTCTACAGCTACATCACCCCCACCCTCACACACCGCGCAGGCCTTCCCTCCGGTGCCGTGCCCGCGGTACTGGCCGTCTGGGGCCTGGGGATGGTCGTCGGCAACCTCGCCGGCGGATACCTCGCCGACCGCTTTCCCGACAGCGCCCCGTTCGTCATCCTCACCGTCTTCGCCGCCTTCCTCGCCGTGTTCGCCGTGGTCTCCACGTCCCCCGTCGGCGCGGTCGTGGGAGTGTTCACGATCGGCACGAGCTTCGCGATCGTCCCTTGCCTGCAGAGCCGGCTCATGGATGTGGCGGCCGACGCCCAGACGCTCGCCGCCGCCGGCAACCACGCCGCCGGCAACCTGGCCAACGCACTCGGCGCCTGGCTCGGCGGCGTCGCGATCGACCTCGGCGGCGGCTGGGCATCCCCCGCCTGGGTCGGCGTCGCCATGGCTGCGGCCGGTCTGCTGTTCCTTGCCGCCGCACGGACCCAATGGCGGGACGCAGCCTGA
- a CDS encoding LysR family transcriptional regulator, with protein MGTLRQMEYLLAVVEEESFTRAAHRLSVSQATLSHQLKALEEAVGQPLVERLPGRVLPTQMGREYLPHAITALRSAAAARRAVMTGHDGEPVSLRLAVLPSLASGVLPGAIRAWRDAHPDAEVSMLEFLDGDRLPREMLRGVADLAVGPVPDGWPGEVYPLYREELVVVLPADDMCADATGTPLDLALLADRDWVLHSESNPLASLVLQACARAGFTPRAAVSTHHPAAAVRLAAAGLGPALVPRASVSDDVAVTWRVPRPEVGCDLVAYTRGPAAPHVMAFVRALGGTELGR; from the coding sequence ATGGGAACACTCAGGCAGATGGAGTACCTCCTCGCAGTTGTCGAAGAGGAGTCGTTCACCCGTGCCGCCCATCGCCTCTCGGTGTCCCAGGCAACGTTGTCTCACCAGCTCAAGGCCTTGGAGGAGGCGGTCGGACAGCCCCTGGTGGAACGTCTGCCGGGTCGCGTTCTGCCGACCCAGATGGGCCGCGAATACCTTCCTCACGCGATCACCGCACTACGGTCCGCGGCGGCCGCGCGCCGCGCCGTCATGACGGGCCACGACGGCGAGCCGGTCTCCCTGCGGCTGGCGGTGCTCCCCTCGCTGGCCTCCGGCGTCCTGCCCGGTGCCATCCGCGCCTGGCGGGACGCCCACCCCGACGCCGAGGTGTCCATGCTGGAATTCCTTGACGGTGACCGGCTGCCCAGGGAGATGTTGCGGGGTGTCGCCGACCTCGCCGTCGGCCCGGTCCCGGACGGCTGGCCGGGCGAGGTGTACCCCCTGTACCGGGAGGAACTGGTGGTGGTGCTCCCCGCCGACGACATGTGTGCCGACGCCACCGGTACCCCCCTGGACCTCGCGCTGCTGGCGGATCGGGACTGGGTCCTGCACTCCGAGAGCAACCCGTTGGCATCCCTGGTTCTGCAAGCGTGCGCACGCGCGGGGTTCACCCCACGGGCGGCCGTCTCGACCCACCACCCGGCCGCCGCGGTTCGGCTCGCCGCCGCCGGGCTGGGGCCGGCACTGGTTCCCCGCGCGTCCGTGAGCGATGACGTCGCCGTCACCTGGCGCGTGCCACGACCCGAGGTCGGCTGCGACCTGGTGGCCTACACACGCGGACCTGCTGCGCCGCACGTCATGGCATTCGTACGGGCTCTCGGCGGCACGGAGCTGGGACGTTAG
- a CDS encoding LysR family transcriptional regulator has protein sequence MTLRQFEYVIAVAEEGSFTEAARRLGVTQPALSHQIRDLEQSLRAVLFERGAGGAGLTAAGAAFLGHAAAAVASARQANSAARAAGLLTGGELRLATLQSVTLGIVPAAITVWRRAHPLVPVRLEEYTHAELLAEAMNRGGADVAVGPPARTWRGPVRTLGHEEFLIVLPSDDPLLSRDSDVVALGELADRPWVLYAREVGLSLVVDEACAMAGFTPRVAARIHYTDTAVELAVAGLGPALVPGNMIPQRFAGHARRPDPPVLRELAAFTRPDPSPAALAFIEVLAEHGTL, from the coding sequence GTGACGCTGCGCCAATTCGAGTACGTGATCGCTGTCGCGGAAGAGGGATCCTTCACCGAGGCGGCCAGGCGCCTCGGGGTGACACAGCCCGCCTTGTCGCACCAGATCCGGGATCTCGAACAAAGCTTGCGGGCGGTGCTGTTCGAGCGCGGCGCGGGAGGAGCGGGGCTGACAGCCGCGGGGGCAGCTTTCCTGGGCCACGCAGCGGCGGCGGTGGCAAGTGCGCGGCAGGCGAACTCGGCGGCACGGGCCGCCGGGCTCCTGACAGGAGGCGAGTTGCGCCTCGCGACGCTCCAGTCCGTCACGCTCGGCATCGTTCCCGCAGCCATCACGGTCTGGCGCCGAGCGCACCCTCTGGTGCCGGTACGACTTGAGGAGTACACGCACGCCGAGCTGCTCGCCGAGGCGATGAACCGAGGTGGTGCGGACGTGGCTGTCGGACCTCCGGCCCGTACCTGGAGGGGGCCGGTGCGGACCCTCGGGCACGAGGAATTCCTGATCGTGCTGCCCAGTGACGACCCGCTGCTCTCGCGCGACTCGGACGTCGTCGCGCTGGGAGAACTCGCCGACCGGCCCTGGGTGCTCTACGCACGGGAGGTCGGCCTGAGCCTGGTGGTGGACGAAGCGTGCGCGATGGCGGGGTTCACTCCCCGGGTGGCGGCCCGCATCCACTACACCGACACGGCGGTGGAACTCGCCGTCGCGGGGCTCGGGCCCGCGCTTGTTCCCGGGAACATGATCCCGCAGCGGTTCGCGGGACATGCGCGTCGTCCCGATCCACCCGTGCTGCGGGAACTCGCGGCCTTCACCCGCCCAGATCCGTCACCGGCGGCGCTGGCCTTCATCGAGGTGCTCGCCGAGCACGGCACGCTCTAA
- a CDS encoding helix-turn-helix domain-containing protein, translating into MHSSGAGVDGARGVLAVDSTAPGAAPRGLDAFRRGWETQIGDDVFQLPAFSPDTIGDFRVKGNVAKVHGAAIADLHAASATRTADAPGGDQDLVAMYVVQRGAWTLGGPPGRGEQTVPAGQFLVRHVGRLTAFETTAHLKAKFLVLPPGELKPLLGNRVITGPADSAEIRLLTALTDMIHTTVADLGPAGVEATHGALIELAKAVAKGRFDDVEPRLAPALTQAAKDLADRRLADPELSPAMLARELNVSVRTLHRAFAAVGGQVATYIRHRRLQEARLALTAPSGRLSISELAAHWQFADSSHFTRTFKKHYGQTPTEYARSTGAASPSPNRHLPGHGPAESA; encoded by the coding sequence ATGCACAGTTCTGGAGCGGGGGTCGACGGCGCGCGTGGGGTGCTCGCAGTGGACTCGACCGCCCCGGGCGCCGCACCGCGGGGACTCGACGCCTTCCGGCGCGGGTGGGAGACGCAGATCGGCGACGATGTCTTCCAACTGCCGGCCTTCAGCCCGGACACGATCGGTGACTTCCGGGTCAAGGGCAACGTGGCCAAGGTGCATGGCGCGGCGATCGCCGATCTTCACGCCGCGTCGGCAACCCGGACCGCGGACGCCCCCGGCGGCGATCAGGATCTGGTGGCCATGTACGTGGTGCAGCGCGGCGCATGGACTCTGGGCGGCCCGCCCGGTCGCGGCGAGCAGACCGTACCGGCCGGGCAGTTCCTCGTCCGGCACGTCGGGCGCCTGACGGCCTTCGAGACGACGGCGCACCTCAAGGCGAAGTTCTTGGTCCTGCCCCCCGGCGAGCTCAAACCCCTGCTCGGGAACCGGGTCATCACCGGGCCGGCGGACTCGGCCGAGATACGCCTGCTGACGGCCCTCACGGACATGATCCACACAACTGTGGCCGACCTAGGCCCAGCCGGTGTGGAAGCCACCCACGGCGCCCTGATCGAGCTGGCCAAGGCGGTGGCGAAGGGCCGGTTCGACGACGTGGAACCCCGGCTGGCTCCCGCTCTCACCCAGGCAGCCAAGGACCTCGCGGACCGCCGGCTCGCTGATCCCGAACTTTCTCCTGCGATGCTTGCACGTGAACTCAACGTCTCCGTCCGTACGCTGCACCGGGCATTCGCCGCGGTGGGCGGACAGGTGGCCACCTACATCCGCCACCGGCGACTGCAAGAGGCCCGGCTCGCCCTCACCGCGCCGTCAGGTCGCCTGAGTATCTCGGAGCTCGCCGCACACTGGCAGTTCGCGGACAGCAGCCACTTCACCCGGACCTTCAAGAAGCACTACGGTCAGACTCCCACCGAGTACGCCCGCTCGACCGGAGCAGCCTCGCCCTCGCCGAACAGGCACCTGCCGGGCCACGGGCCGGCCGAAAGCGCGTGA
- a CDS encoding GMC family oxidoreductase, with product MGKSPYDYVVVGAGTAGCVIASRLSERPGVRVLLLEAGARDATETMASPWGFLGFDPSSLWLGASTVQAGTGRVADVLRGKALGGSSSINGLYHLRGHRSGYDEWPGLGAPGWGFDDLLPYFRRSESTRSRDASVRGTDGPVVVAPVPEPHPLATAGVDAAVEAGFACADDIGSGLETGFGWSDMNLPGGARQSAADAYIRPFLDRPNLDVVTDATVQRLRTTAGRCTGVEYTIGGEHLSVDGAEVILTAGAIGSAHLLMLSGIGPAQHLEEHGIDVVADLPGVGSHLQDHPMAGVVYEAIQPVPFVPANPPAEMMGLLYSDPAAARPDLQVYVVAAPLPSAWGQPPANGYSIAFSAMAPHSSGTVRLADAHPGSAPVVDPGYLSDDRDLEIMRKGLALARRIGEAEAFADWRKQEAVPGSGTSGESVDEFIRKATGPYFHFTGTCRMGTDADAVVDPANLRVHGIAGLRVADASVMPSIPSANTNATVYAIAERAAELLD from the coding sequence ATGGGCAAGAGTCCTTATGACTATGTCGTGGTGGGAGCGGGGACAGCGGGATGCGTGATTGCCTCCCGGCTTTCGGAACGCCCCGGCGTGCGGGTGTTGCTGCTGGAGGCCGGAGCCCGGGACGCAACCGAGACGATGGCATCTCCTTGGGGCTTCCTGGGGTTCGACCCGTCGTCCCTCTGGCTGGGCGCCTCGACCGTGCAGGCCGGTACAGGCAGGGTCGCTGACGTGCTGCGCGGCAAAGCGCTCGGCGGATCGTCGAGCATCAACGGCCTCTACCACCTGCGGGGGCACCGCTCCGGTTACGACGAATGGCCCGGCCTCGGTGCTCCAGGGTGGGGTTTCGACGATCTGCTGCCCTATTTCCGCCGCAGCGAGAGCACGCGCAGCCGTGATGCCTCCGTGCGGGGCACGGACGGGCCGGTCGTGGTCGCCCCGGTCCCGGAACCCCATCCCCTGGCCACGGCGGGCGTCGACGCCGCGGTGGAGGCTGGGTTCGCATGCGCCGATGACATCGGCAGCGGGCTGGAGACCGGGTTCGGATGGAGTGACATGAATCTGCCCGGCGGCGCCCGCCAGAGCGCGGCCGACGCCTACATCCGTCCGTTCCTCGACCGGCCGAACCTGGACGTCGTCACGGACGCGACCGTGCAGCGGCTGCGCACCACCGCGGGCCGCTGCACCGGCGTCGAGTACACCATCGGTGGGGAGCACCTGTCCGTCGATGGCGCCGAGGTGATACTGACCGCGGGAGCCATCGGTTCCGCACACCTCCTGATGCTGTCAGGGATCGGCCCGGCACAACACCTTGAGGAACACGGTATCGACGTCGTCGCCGACCTGCCGGGAGTGGGCTCCCATCTGCAGGACCATCCGATGGCGGGCGTGGTGTACGAGGCCATCCAGCCCGTCCCGTTCGTTCCTGCCAACCCGCCGGCCGAAATGATGGGTCTGCTGTACAGCGACCCCGCCGCGGCGCGGCCGGACCTTCAGGTCTACGTCGTCGCCGCACCGCTCCCGTCGGCATGGGGCCAGCCGCCGGCCAACGGCTACTCCATTGCTTTCTCCGCGATGGCTCCGCATAGCAGCGGCACCGTGCGCCTGGCGGACGCCCATCCCGGCAGCGCTCCCGTCGTCGACCCCGGCTACCTGAGCGACGACCGTGATCTGGAGATCATGCGCAAGGGCCTGGCCCTGGCACGCCGCATCGGGGAGGCCGAGGCGTTCGCCGACTGGCGCAAGCAGGAAGCGGTGCCGGGCTCCGGGACGAGCGGCGAATCCGTGGACGAGTTCATCCGCAAGGCCACCGGCCCCTACTTCCACTTCACCGGCACCTGCCGCATGGGAACCGACGCCGATGCCGTCGTCGACCCTGCGAACCTTCGCGTGCACGGAATAGCCGGACTGCGGGTCGCCGATGCCTCGGTGATGCCGTCCATCCCCTCGGCCAACACCAACGCGACCGTCTACGCCATCGCCGAACGGGCCGCCGAACTGCTCGACTGA